GGATGCGGGTGTTTCCTGGACGCGAGTCGCTGGCCTGCCGACGGGCGCGCCCAATCACGGCGTTAACACGGTGGTCTTCGACCGCGATCCCTCGAATCGCGGATCAAAAACCAAGGTGCTCTATGCGACTGTGGACGGAGAGGGGATTTACCGGAGCGCGGATGCCGGCGAAACATGGCGCAAGATTTCGGATGCAGGCCCAGCCACTGCGGGGCGTCCGCGTGATGCGGAAATCGGACCCGACGGGACTTATTTTGTCGCCTACGACAACGACAAGGGCGCGACGGGGGCTGTCTGGAAATATTCACGCGCCGGCGTGTGGACGGATATCACGCCGACGGGAAAAGAAGGCGGCAGCCAGTCGTATGCGGATCTAGCAGTTGATCCGAACGACGCGCGGCATGTGGTCGTGATGCGCAATGGCGGAAAGGTTTTTGTTTCCAAAGATCAAGGGGCAACTTGGGATTACCACACCTTCCAGCTCACGAGCCCGAACGTGCAATGGCAGGGCGTGCAGGCCAACTACTGGCTTAGCGTGGGCGAGATCGCGTTCGATCCATTTGAACCGGGCAAGCTGTGGTTTGCTGAAGGGTTTGGCGTGTGGTGGGCGAAAGACCTGAGGACGCCGCAGATCGAATGGCACTCGGCGAGCGAGGGAATCGAGGAGATGTGCGGCAATGACGTGATCGCGCCGCCCGGTGGAAAACCGGTCGCTGCCATGTGGGATCTCGGCGCGTTTTATTTTGAGGATGTGGATACCTACACGGCCGTGCGTTCGCAGCCCGGCTTCATGTCGGCTTGGGCGCTCGACTGGTGTGCAGCGGATCCGAAGTTCGTGGTGGGTGTATTCCGCAGTCATCTCGACTTCGTGCCCAAGGCGAATTCCAGTGGTTACTCGACGGATGGTGGTCGCACGTGGACGCGGTTTGAGGCGTTGGAAAACGGGACGGCGCCGAAGGAATTGGAATACGGCGTGATCGCGGTTTCGGCGAACAGCACCGATAAAATCGTGTGGTCACCGGCGCACGAAAAGATGCCGTATTACACGACGGATTGCGGCGTGACGTGGAAGCAATCGTCGTTTGGCGGACCGGCAAAGACCGGATTCAATTCGCATCCCTCTCCGCAGAAACCGTTGTGCGCGGATCGTGTGTTGGCGGATACGTTTTATTTTTATCTGCCGAAAGAAGGCGTCTATCGCTCGACGGATGGCGGCGCGAATTTCGCGAGAGTCGGGAATCCTGTTTCAATGCGTTACAACAGCATCTTGAAATCCACGCCGGGCAAGGCGGGCGACTTGTGGTTTGCCGAAGGAATCGGGGCGGGGCTGTGGCATTCGACGGATGGTGGAGCCACCTGGCGTGCCGCGCCGGGCGTGGAAAAGGCGTTCAATGTCGGACTCGGCAAATCGCAGAAACCGGGAGGTTATCCCTCGGTGTATGTCGCGGGCGTGATGCGCGGCGAGACGGGGATTTTCCGATCCACGGATGAAGGCAAGACGTGGGATAAAATCGGCACGTATCCGCTGGGAATCTTCGACTGGATCGACGGACTCGATGGCGACAAAGACGTCTTTGGCAAAGTCTACGTCGGTTTCGCGGGAGCCGGGTTTTCCTACGGCGCCGTCACAACCAGCGGCGAAAAATAAACTGCGTTTGAAACGCCCGCTTGCAAAAATCAACCACTGGCGGAGAGGGAGGGATTCGAACCCCCGGTTCCTTTCGGAACACCGCATTTCGAGTGCGGCGCGATCGACCACTCTGCCACCTCTCCGGTGTGTGTGGAGCGGCGAACGTAGAAGTCCGTTCACAAAACGGAAGCCGAAAGTTGTCGGCTGCTTCGTATGCCGGCGGACTCTTCGCGCCGCTCAGAGGTTTTCGTCCTGGCCCGCCGCGATTTCACCCCGGTTGGCGGGCAGGTGGTGCGGCAGGAAGAAATAATAGCTCATCAACCACCAGCTGCGGGAGGAGCGGTAAAACAAGATCGGAAACCCGATCGCACCCACTCCGGCGATGATCGCGGCAGTCAGGCCGGAAAATACGCCGACGAGATAAAGAATCAGCACCGGTAGTAAAAATCCGAGAATGGTGACGCCGTAATTCAGCGACATGGAGCCGAGAAAAAATCCTTCATCGCGCTCAATCTTCAGTCCGCAGTCGGGGCACTCGGGGTTCAGTTCGAACAGCGAGCCTTCCTTGAACAGTTTTCGCGACCCGCAGTTGGGGCAGCGGTGGGTGATTCCACGGGTGAAGATCTGACCTTTGGTGACTTTGATGGAAGGGTGCTCGGACACAGGCGGGAGTGTTCGTTTGGGAAATAAAAAAGGCACGCCGGAAAACGGCGTGCCTTTGATGTGAAGCGCGA
This window of the Rariglobus hedericola genome carries:
- a CDS encoding WD40/YVTN/BNR-like repeat-containing protein, with protein sequence MKPMIPDWTVWMAAALSVLSGLSVVHGADVSADYTWKPMKIGGGGWVTGLDINPTHKDVRYVRTDVSGAYRWEAATSSWRQVVTASSMPSGSVAYGKYSGVDSLVSAPSKPDIAYMAFAGKPYGVAEGNIYKSVNRGDTWTPTNFGEKKVAMEPNGEGRQEGERLAVDPLNSDVVYYGSMSDGLWTTRDAGVSWTRVAGLPTGAPNHGVNTVVFDRDPSNRGSKTKVLYATVDGEGIYRSADAGETWRKISDAGPATAGRPRDAEIGPDGTYFVAYDNDKGATGAVWKYSRAGVWTDITPTGKEGGSQSYADLAVDPNDARHVVVMRNGGKVFVSKDQGATWDYHTFQLTSPNVQWQGVQANYWLSVGEIAFDPFEPGKLWFAEGFGVWWAKDLRTPQIEWHSASEGIEEMCGNDVIAPPGGKPVAAMWDLGAFYFEDVDTYTAVRSQPGFMSAWALDWCAADPKFVVGVFRSHLDFVPKANSSGYSTDGGRTWTRFEALENGTAPKELEYGVIAVSANSTDKIVWSPAHEKMPYYTTDCGVTWKQSSFGGPAKTGFNSHPSPQKPLCADRVLADTFYFYLPKEGVYRSTDGGANFARVGNPVSMRYNSILKSTPGKAGDLWFAEGIGAGLWHSTDGGATWRAAPGVEKAFNVGLGKSQKPGGYPSVYVAGVMRGETGIFRSTDEGKTWDKIGTYPLGIFDWIDGLDGDKDVFGKVYVGFAGAGFSYGAVTTSGEK
- a CDS encoding TFIIB-type zinc ribbon-containing protein — its product is MSEHPSIKVTKGQIFTRGITHRCPNCGSRKLFKEGSLFELNPECPDCGLKIERDEGFFLGSMSLNYGVTILGFLLPVLILYLVGVFSGLTAAIIAGVGAIGFPILFYRSSRSWWLMSYYFFLPHHLPANRGEIAAGQDENL